A genomic window from Arthrobacter sp. FW305-BF8 includes:
- a CDS encoding TetR/AcrR family transcriptional regulator, with amino-acid sequence MPSSSTSRSRRARNSLTVEEILDVAERVAAGGIETLTIRAVATELESSPMALYRYFSTKDELVDALLNRVLGRMEPPSDSASWIEDLGGFARNHRDMLSRHRWAVTALFAHPVPGPNTLPIGEWALRILARGGITGDAAVATFSGILGLNYGWASFVVARAGGAGESLAEDLADPGVAQAFPLTASVAGPMSRYGSAEHYELVLGQLLAGIPVGAR; translated from the coding sequence GTGCCTTCAAGTTCTACATCCCGCAGCCGGCGGGCCCGCAACTCGCTCACGGTCGAGGAGATCCTGGATGTGGCCGAGCGGGTTGCGGCAGGCGGGATCGAGACGCTGACCATCCGTGCAGTTGCCACAGAGCTCGAGTCCTCGCCCATGGCGCTGTACCGCTACTTCAGCACGAAGGACGAGCTGGTGGACGCACTGCTGAACCGGGTGCTGGGGCGTATGGAGCCGCCGTCGGACAGCGCCAGCTGGATCGAGGACCTGGGCGGGTTCGCGCGGAACCACCGGGACATGCTCAGCCGCCACCGGTGGGCAGTGACTGCTCTCTTCGCACATCCGGTGCCGGGACCCAACACCCTCCCGATCGGGGAGTGGGCGCTGCGGATCCTGGCGCGCGGCGGGATCACCGGCGACGCGGCCGTAGCGACCTTCAGCGGCATCCTTGGCCTGAACTACGGCTGGGCGTCGTTCGTCGTGGCGCGGGCCGGCGGTGCGGGGGAGTCGCTTGCCGAGGATCTCGCAGATCCAGGCGTGGCACAGGCGTTCCCCCTCACCGCCTCCGTGGCCGGGCCGATGAGCCGCTACGGCAGCGCGGAGCACTACGAGCTGGTGCTCGGCCAGCTGCTCGCCGGGATCCCGGTAGGCGCCCGCTAA
- a CDS encoding hemolysin family protein, which produces MNEWIMIGIGLILTVGTGFFVASEFALVNLDRNDLESRQARGEKRLAPTINALKITSTHLSGAQLGITLTTLLTGYTFEPAISKLLSGPLTAAGFPEGLVPGVGAVVAIFIATIFSMVIGELVPKNFALALPLATAKVVVPFQALFTAVFKPVILLFNNTANAIIRSFGIEPKEELSGARSAEELSSLVRRSALEGVLDLDHAALLHRTLRFSEHSAADVLTPRVRMTAVNTDDTAEQIIALASSTGYSRFPVIGRDRDDVLGVLHVKQAFAVALEERANVLAADLMIEPLMVPESMGVDSLLVLLRKQGLQVAIVSDEHGGTAGIVTLEDLVEEIVGELEDEHDRARVGVVRTGRSITFDASLRPDELLDRTGIAVPDGEDYDTVAGFVADRLDRIPELGDEVAVDGGTLRVERVAGTHVGRLKFTPEESAEPPRSAHDKIIDSLTQELTHE; this is translated from the coding sequence ATGAATGAATGGATCATGATCGGGATCGGCCTGATCCTGACAGTGGGCACCGGATTCTTCGTTGCATCCGAGTTCGCCCTGGTCAATCTTGACCGCAACGACCTGGAATCGCGCCAGGCCCGGGGCGAGAAACGCCTTGCCCCCACCATCAACGCCCTGAAGATCACCTCGACGCACCTTTCCGGTGCGCAGCTGGGCATCACCCTCACCACCCTCCTAACCGGGTACACCTTTGAACCTGCCATCAGCAAGCTGCTAAGCGGTCCACTGACGGCGGCCGGGTTCCCGGAAGGCCTTGTGCCCGGGGTGGGCGCCGTCGTCGCGATTTTCATCGCCACCATCTTCTCGATGGTGATCGGCGAGCTGGTTCCCAAGAACTTCGCGCTGGCGCTCCCCCTGGCCACCGCGAAGGTGGTGGTTCCGTTCCAGGCCCTGTTCACTGCGGTGTTCAAGCCCGTCATCCTCCTGTTCAACAACACGGCGAACGCAATCATCAGGTCCTTCGGGATCGAGCCAAAAGAGGAACTGTCAGGGGCCCGCAGCGCCGAGGAACTGAGTTCGCTGGTCCGCCGTTCCGCGCTGGAAGGCGTCCTCGACCTGGACCACGCCGCCCTGCTTCACCGGACGCTGCGCTTCTCCGAACACAGCGCCGCCGACGTTCTGACCCCGCGCGTGCGGATGACGGCCGTCAACACTGATGACACGGCCGAGCAGATCATCGCGCTGGCCAGCTCCACCGGCTATTCGAGGTTCCCTGTCATCGGCCGGGACCGCGACGACGTGCTCGGCGTGCTCCACGTTAAGCAGGCCTTCGCCGTCGCCCTTGAGGAACGCGCGAACGTGCTCGCCGCCGACCTGATGATCGAACCGCTTATGGTCCCCGAATCCATGGGCGTCGATTCCCTCCTGGTGCTGCTCCGCAAGCAGGGCCTCCAGGTGGCCATCGTCTCCGACGAGCACGGCGGAACGGCCGGCATCGTCACCCTTGAGGACCTGGTGGAGGAGATCGTCGGCGAACTGGAGGATGAGCACGACCGCGCCCGCGTAGGCGTGGTTCGGACCGGACGGTCCATCACCTTCGATGCCTCGCTGCGTCCGGATGAGCTCCTGGACCGGACAGGCATCGCCGTCCCCGACGGCGAGGACTACGACACCGTGGCCGGTTTCGTCGCGGACCGGCTGGACCGCATCCCGGAGCTCGGCGACGAGGTGGCTGTCGACGGCGGCACGCTCCGTGTGGAGCGGGTGGCCGGCACCCACGTGGGGCGCCTGAAATTCACGCCGGAGGAATCGGCAGAGCCGCCCAGAAGCGCACATGACAAGATCATCGACAGCCTCACACAGGAGCTGACCCATGAGTGA
- a CDS encoding hemolysin family protein yields the protein MSEYLPGIIWLAVLLVVNGFFVGAEFAVISARRSQIEPKAEAGSKAAKTTLWAMEHATLMLATSQLGITVCSLVILNVSEPAIHHLLEIPLGLTSLSGEAIGIIAFAAALLLVTFLHVVLGEMVPKNISFSVPTRAALILAPPLVMVARIFKPVIWSLNGIANSILRLFRVQPKDEATSAYTLDEVANIVEQSTREGVLTDNTGALTAAFEFTEKTVADVEVPIAEMVLLPASATPADIQRAVAEHGYSRYILTDDDGDPSGYLHLKDVMDLTTAEKFTRPVPEKRIRRLASTFRGSELEDALATMRRTGAHVARVFDARGNTTGVLFLEDIIEELVGEVQDATSSS from the coding sequence ATGAGTGAGTACCTTCCGGGCATCATCTGGCTCGCCGTCCTGCTGGTGGTCAACGGCTTTTTTGTCGGCGCAGAGTTCGCCGTCATCTCCGCCCGCCGGTCACAGATCGAGCCGAAGGCGGAGGCGGGAAGCAAGGCCGCGAAAACCACCCTGTGGGCGATGGAGCATGCCACGCTCATGCTGGCCACCAGCCAGTTGGGCATCACCGTCTGCTCGCTAGTGATCCTGAACGTCTCCGAGCCGGCGATCCACCACCTGCTGGAAATCCCGCTGGGCCTGACGTCCCTCTCCGGGGAGGCGATCGGAATCATCGCCTTCGCGGCGGCGCTGCTGCTGGTGACCTTCCTGCACGTGGTCCTCGGCGAGATGGTCCCCAAGAACATCTCGTTCTCGGTCCCGACCCGCGCGGCGCTGATCCTTGCCCCGCCGCTGGTGATGGTGGCGCGCATCTTCAAGCCGGTCATCTGGAGCCTGAACGGCATTGCCAACTCGATCCTCCGCCTGTTCCGGGTGCAGCCCAAGGATGAGGCCACCAGCGCCTACACCTTGGACGAGGTGGCAAACATCGTGGAGCAATCCACCAGGGAAGGCGTCCTGACCGACAACACCGGCGCCCTCACCGCGGCCTTCGAGTTCACCGAAAAGACCGTGGCCGACGTCGAGGTCCCCATCGCCGAGATGGTGCTCCTGCCGGCGTCTGCGACGCCGGCAGACATCCAGCGGGCTGTGGCCGAGCACGGCTATTCCCGGTACATCCTGACCGACGACGACGGTGACCCCTCCGGTTACCTGCACCTGAAGGACGTCATGGACCTCACCACAGCGGAGAAATTCACCCGGCCCGTGCCGGAGAAACGCATCCGCCGGCTGGCCTCGACGTTCCGCGGCAGCGAGCTTGAGGACGCCCTTGCGACGATGCGCCGGACCGGCGCCCACGTTGCCAGGGTCTTCGACGCGCGGGGCAACACCACCGGAGTGCTGTTCCTCGAGGACATCATCGAGGAACTGGTGGGCGAGGTGCAGGACGCCACCAGCAGCTCCTAG
- a CDS encoding fibronectin type III domain-containing protein — MKSAQSEPGAHTSRLPGARRAGVFATVSAVLCSTSMLAIPAANAAVPAFPDNIVVFPDRDFVSVEGYEGHAGDMATLEVKRADEVIGSARSLVDGGGVAFEVNHPGGVCWGAGTGLNVTPDIRPGDVVSIKFDKAAAAPADETTVQDVYVTGNSVLTGSTLTVKGHIGSSVNAAQMEQRIIEPALKDTDVARRDIRAVPGVMTPAPKGGYSSSLEVVGNEFTAVYEFLDPATAKMAADAGLGERAMAWQSEDADANRQGLTIAEYGEPGGPGMGGCPNGPLQSGPPAPSDITAAKVAGGLKLNWKPATAIPGTPAITGYRAVAVGKTMTNGEQVEIGKRISGQAASSTTITGLSATEEYDVYVVGISSVGETFPAAHAIPVTDTTAPTVSATPSGGTSPVAQRVTLTASETGSDIYYTVDGSEPVLSGGVLGTNVIHYTGPMNIASTSTLKFAAFDPSGNVSTTSEVLFTVTNDPVPSAPTFASAPVVGQGTASLSWTAPNPGAAGLSITGYSVQAYTTDGTPFGAPKTTTGDVTSLVYGGLNGDTAYQFTVRASNTNGMGPESAKTAAATAQGAVVAIAGPDQNVVRRTTATPVTLDGTGSTATGATYKWVQVLSGATDPNKVTLTGDTTLKPTFSLPVFKTPMTNAPLVFRLTVTSGATVRTDEVQVVPVADRVTITGQWKSGDFKLSGTGSVVGSTVTVRTGSATGPVLGQAAVTAAAAPATGGIFSLRLRNAAAGTTNPGSVWVESNAGGTAGPVTISNK, encoded by the coding sequence ATGAAATCAGCACAAAGCGAGCCGGGAGCGCACACTTCTCGCCTTCCCGGTGCCCGCAGGGCCGGAGTCTTCGCCACCGTCTCGGCCGTTCTCTGCTCAACCTCCATGCTTGCCATTCCCGCCGCCAATGCGGCCGTACCTGCTTTCCCGGACAACATCGTTGTCTTCCCCGACCGCGACTTCGTCTCCGTTGAGGGCTACGAGGGACACGCCGGCGATATGGCCACTCTCGAGGTCAAGCGGGCAGACGAGGTCATCGGCTCCGCCCGGTCCCTGGTCGACGGCGGCGGCGTCGCCTTCGAGGTCAACCACCCCGGCGGCGTCTGCTGGGGTGCCGGCACCGGCCTGAATGTCACTCCCGATATCCGCCCCGGCGACGTCGTCTCCATTAAGTTCGACAAAGCAGCCGCCGCACCGGCCGACGAAACAACGGTGCAGGACGTCTATGTGACCGGGAACTCCGTGCTCACTGGCAGCACCCTCACGGTCAAGGGACACATCGGAAGCAGCGTCAACGCGGCGCAGATGGAACAGCGGATCATTGAGCCGGCGCTGAAGGACACCGACGTCGCGCGCCGTGACATCCGCGCTGTCCCCGGCGTGATGACTCCGGCCCCTAAGGGCGGTTACTCGTCCAGCCTCGAGGTCGTGGGAAATGAATTCACGGCCGTTTACGAGTTCCTCGATCCGGCGACAGCAAAGATGGCGGCCGATGCCGGCCTCGGCGAGCGTGCCATGGCCTGGCAGTCAGAGGATGCCGACGCCAACCGGCAGGGCCTGACCATCGCCGAGTACGGTGAGCCCGGCGGCCCCGGCATGGGTGGCTGCCCCAACGGTCCGCTGCAGTCCGGCCCACCGGCACCGTCTGACATCACCGCCGCCAAGGTCGCCGGCGGGCTGAAGCTGAACTGGAAGCCGGCTACAGCAATCCCCGGCACCCCCGCCATCACCGGTTACCGCGCCGTCGCAGTCGGCAAGACCATGACCAACGGCGAGCAGGTTGAGATCGGCAAGCGCATCTCCGGCCAGGCGGCCAGCAGCACCACGATCACCGGTCTTTCCGCCACCGAGGAATACGACGTTTACGTCGTGGGCATCAGCAGCGTCGGTGAGACTTTCCCCGCCGCCCATGCCATCCCGGTCACGGACACCACAGCTCCAACCGTCTCCGCCACCCCCAGCGGCGGCACCTCCCCGGTGGCACAGCGGGTGACGCTCACCGCCAGTGAGACGGGCAGCGATATCTACTACACCGTCGACGGTTCCGAGCCGGTCCTCTCAGGCGGCGTACTTGGGACCAACGTGATCCACTATACCGGACCTATGAACATCGCCTCCACCTCCACTCTGAAGTTCGCGGCGTTCGACCCTTCCGGCAACGTTTCCACCACCAGCGAGGTCCTCTTTACGGTGACCAATGACCCGGTACCGTCAGCCCCGACGTTCGCCAGCGCCCCGGTCGTAGGCCAGGGCACGGCAAGCCTGTCCTGGACCGCCCCGAACCCCGGCGCTGCTGGCCTGAGCATCACCGGCTACTCCGTCCAGGCCTACACCACAGACGGCACACCATTCGGTGCACCCAAGACGACCACCGGTGACGTCACGAGCCTCGTCTACGGTGGGCTCAACGGCGACACCGCCTACCAGTTCACTGTGCGGGCTTCCAACACCAACGGCATGGGCCCTGAATCAGCAAAGACGGCAGCCGCCACGGCCCAGGGCGCTGTCGTTGCCATTGCCGGACCCGACCAGAACGTTGTCCGCCGCACCACGGCCACCCCGGTAACCCTCGACGGCACCGGGTCCACCGCCACCGGCGCCACGTACAAGTGGGTGCAGGTCCTGAGTGGGGCAACCGATCCCAACAAGGTGACGCTGACCGGCGACACCACGCTCAAGCCGACGTTCAGCCTCCCGGTCTTCAAAACTCCGATGACCAACGCACCGCTGGTCTTCCGCCTGACGGTCACGTCCGGCGCGACCGTCCGGACGGACGAGGTCCAGGTTGTGCCGGTTGCAGACCGGGTGACCATCACCGGCCAGTGGAAGAGCGGTGACTTCAAGCTCTCGGGTACCGGCTCCGTAGTCGGCAGCACCGTCACCGTCCGCACAGGCAGCGCCACCGGCCCGGTCCTCGGCCAGGCAGCCGTCACGGCGGCTGCGGCTCCGGCAACGGGCGGCATCTTCTCCCTGCGGCTGCGCAACGCAGCGGCCGGCACAACCAACCCGGGTTCGGTATGGGTTGAGTCGAACGCAGGCGGTACGGCGGGCCCCGTCACGATATCCAACAAGTAA